A region of Streptomyces sp. TG1A-60 DNA encodes the following proteins:
- a CDS encoding DUF3027 domain-containing protein — MSAATTRSRTPDRLCAEAVGLARAAAEEAAAPGVVGEHAGLVSEGDRVVTHFFECKEMGYRGWRWAVTVARASRAKFVTLDEVVLLPGPDALLAPEWVPWSERLRPGDMGPGDLLPTDAEDLRLEPGFSGEDEPLPNSPVSHDMAELVEAEDAEITAGAPANLPLAPTRGSIAAVAEELGMRRARVLSRYGLHTAADRWEEGFGAKTAMAQAAPASCVSCGFLVPIGGSLGQAFGVCANEFAPADGRVVSLTYGCGGHSEAAVMPKAPRPAPPRLDETRVDPFPLRPSPDSGSVPVDAAESEADLGHS, encoded by the coding sequence GTGAGCGCAGCGACAACGCGAAGCCGCACCCCCGACCGTCTGTGTGCCGAGGCCGTCGGCCTCGCCCGCGCCGCCGCCGAGGAGGCCGCCGCGCCCGGTGTGGTCGGCGAGCACGCGGGGCTCGTCTCCGAGGGCGACCGGGTTGTCACGCACTTCTTCGAGTGCAAGGAGATGGGCTACCGGGGCTGGCGCTGGGCCGTCACCGTCGCCCGCGCCTCACGCGCGAAGTTCGTGACGCTGGACGAAGTCGTCCTGCTGCCGGGCCCCGACGCGCTGCTCGCGCCGGAGTGGGTGCCGTGGAGCGAGCGGCTCCGCCCCGGCGACATGGGCCCCGGTGACCTGCTGCCCACCGACGCCGAGGACCTGCGGCTGGAGCCCGGGTTCTCCGGCGAGGACGAGCCGCTGCCGAACTCCCCGGTCTCGCACGACATGGCCGAGCTGGTGGAGGCGGAGGACGCCGAGATCACCGCAGGGGCCCCGGCGAACCTGCCGCTCGCGCCGACCCGGGGGTCCATCGCCGCGGTCGCCGAGGAACTGGGCATGCGGCGGGCCCGGGTCCTGTCCCGGTACGGGCTGCACACGGCCGCCGACCGGTGGGAGGAAGGGTTCGGGGCGAAGACCGCGATGGCCCAGGCGGCACCAGCGTCCTGCGTCAGCTGCGGATTCCTCGTGCCGATCGGGGGGTCGCTCGGGCAGGCGTTCGGGGTGTGCGCCAACGAGTTCGCGCCGGCCGACGGCCGGGTCGTCTCCCTGACGTACGGGTGCGGGGGGCACTCGGAGGCGGCGGTCATGCCGAAGGCGCCACGGCCGGCTCCCCCGCGCCTCGACGAGACCCGCGTGGACCCGTTCCCGCTGCGGCCGTCGCCGGACTCCGGGTCGGTGCCGGTGGACGCGGCCGAGTCCGAGGCCGACCTGGGGCACTCGTAG
- a CDS encoding molecular chaperone Hsp90: MSKFVRPAAEGADPFGTARLRRGVLDAWATSPARFREDANAEEDLVLGGYRDRLVVELAQNAADAAARAKVPGRLRLTLRDGVLVAANTGAPLDAAGVESLSTLRASAKRDTHDGAVGRFGVGFAAVLAVTDEPAVVGRHGGIRWSLAEARLLAADTARHSPGLGDEIRRRDGHVPLLRLPFAAEGSAPDSYDTVVILPLRDTAAADLAERLLRGVDDALLLALPGLDEVIIENGPGEVRTLRRRVEGAYVVVEDSRDGATRWRTVAEHGAIEAGLLADRPVEERLRPHWSVTWAVPTGPDGAPARPRTSPVVHAPTPSDEALGVPALLIASFPLDTTRRHAASGPLTDFLVQRAADAYAGLLAAWEPVGEGIIDLVPGPLGKGELDGALRRAILERLPRTSFLPRAVTPGPDDDLPEAIRPRDAEVVEGAGAETVRVLADVLPSLLPAGLERRAELRTLGVGRVPLGDAIDRLAGLEKEPDWWRRLYDSLAGVAPDRLFGLPVPLADGRTTIGPRQILLPTPDGPGTAPETLARLGLKVAHPDAAHPLLEKLGALPATPRAVLTTPQVRAAVAASLDDDDGVWDEEDGRPDAEELADLVLALVRDAALDPGDEPWLGALALTDEDGEPAPAGELVLPGSHFAQVMREDELAFVDAELADRWGEQPLAACGVLADFALVRATDVVLDPDELEPRDGDFAEPDDAGLLDAVDVWCEDILDRFPDSPVPPVATEIVAVRDLDLVDEDRWPEALALLARPPLRDALVQPLRILLPDGTHEVVRPYTAWWLRGHPVLDGRRPAGLLAAGGDPLLRGLYDEADASGFDDEQVLRALGVRTSVAALLDEPGGAAELLDRLADPDRPVGAAQLHGLYGALADLDPEQVTLPDELRAVVDGEVTVVDAADAVVVDSPDLLPFTSGVPLLPVRPSRAAELADLLQVRRLSESVTGEVDSEGTEHDVPEPVRVLLGPRTPASYFEHEELVVDGVELDWRRTRDGVLHAATLEGVAAGLAWAAGQWPRRFEVAALLEDPSRTEELARDRWFD, translated from the coding sequence GTGAGCAAGTTCGTGCGGCCGGCGGCCGAGGGCGCGGACCCGTTCGGGACGGCTCGGCTGCGGCGGGGCGTGCTGGACGCCTGGGCGACCAGTCCGGCCCGGTTCCGCGAGGACGCCAACGCCGAGGAGGATCTCGTCCTCGGCGGCTACCGGGACCGCCTCGTCGTGGAGCTGGCGCAGAACGCCGCCGACGCGGCGGCCAGGGCGAAGGTCCCGGGGCGGCTGCGGCTGACCCTCCGTGACGGCGTCCTCGTCGCCGCCAACACCGGCGCCCCGCTCGACGCGGCCGGTGTCGAGTCGTTGTCCACGCTCCGCGCGTCCGCCAAGCGGGACACCCATGACGGCGCGGTGGGCCGTTTCGGGGTGGGGTTCGCCGCGGTCCTCGCCGTGACCGACGAGCCCGCCGTCGTCGGGCGGCACGGCGGTATCCGCTGGTCGCTGGCCGAGGCCCGGCTGCTGGCAGCCGACACCGCCCGGCACAGCCCCGGGCTGGGGGACGAGATCCGTCGCCGTGACGGGCATGTGCCGCTGCTGCGGCTGCCGTTCGCGGCCGAGGGGTCCGCGCCGGACTCGTACGACACCGTCGTCATCCTGCCGCTGCGCGACACCGCCGCCGCCGATCTCGCCGAGCGGCTGCTGCGCGGCGTCGACGACGCGCTGCTCCTCGCGCTGCCCGGCCTCGACGAGGTGATCATCGAGAACGGTCCCGGTGAGGTACGGACGCTGCGGCGGCGCGTGGAGGGGGCGTACGTCGTCGTCGAGGACTCGCGGGACGGGGCCACGCGCTGGCGGACCGTCGCCGAGCACGGGGCGATCGAGGCCGGGCTGCTCGCGGACCGGCCCGTCGAGGAGCGGCTGCGGCCCCACTGGTCGGTGACCTGGGCGGTGCCGACCGGACCCGACGGCGCGCCGGCACGGCCGCGCACCAGCCCCGTCGTGCACGCGCCCACACCCAGCGACGAGGCCCTCGGCGTGCCCGCGCTGCTCATCGCGTCCTTCCCGCTGGACACCACGCGGCGGCACGCCGCGTCCGGGCCGCTCACCGACTTCCTCGTCCAGCGCGCGGCGGACGCGTACGCCGGACTCCTCGCCGCCTGGGAGCCGGTGGGCGAGGGGATCATCGACCTCGTCCCCGGCCCGCTGGGCAAGGGGGAGCTGGACGGCGCCCTGCGCCGGGCGATCCTCGAACGGCTGCCGCGGACCTCCTTCCTGCCGCGCGCGGTGACACCCGGACCCGACGACGACCTCCCCGAGGCGATCCGCCCCCGGGACGCGGAGGTCGTCGAGGGCGCCGGCGCCGAGACCGTACGGGTCCTCGCCGACGTGCTGCCGAGCCTGCTGCCCGCCGGGCTCGAACGGCGCGCGGAGCTGCGCACCCTGGGCGTCGGGCGGGTCCCGCTGGGCGACGCGATCGACCGGCTCGCGGGCCTGGAGAAGGAGCCCGACTGGTGGCGGCGGCTCTACGACAGCCTCGCCGGCGTCGCCCCGGACCGCCTCTTCGGGCTGCCGGTGCCGCTCGCGGACGGCCGGACGACGATCGGGCCCCGCCAAATCCTCCTCCCGACCCCCGACGGACCGGGGACGGCCCCCGAGACCCTGGCGCGCCTCGGTCTGAAGGTGGCCCACCCGGATGCCGCGCATCCGCTGCTGGAGAAGCTGGGCGCCCTGCCCGCGACTCCGCGCGCCGTGCTCACCACCCCGCAGGTGCGGGCCGCCGTCGCCGCATCCCTGGACGACGACGACGGCGTGTGGGACGAGGAGGACGGACGGCCGGACGCCGAGGAACTGGCCGACCTCGTGCTCGCACTGGTCCGCGACGCCGCCCTCGACCCCGGTGACGAACCCTGGCTCGGCGCCCTCGCCCTGACCGACGAGGACGGCGAACCGGCCCCCGCCGGTGAACTCGTCCTCCCCGGCAGCCACTTCGCCCAGGTCATGCGCGAGGACGAACTCGCCTTCGTGGACGCCGAGCTGGCCGATCGCTGGGGCGAACAGCCGCTGGCCGCCTGCGGCGTGCTGGCCGACTTCGCCCTCGTACGCGCCACCGACGTCGTCCTCGACCCGGACGAACTGGAGCCGCGCGACGGCGACTTCGCCGAACCCGACGACGCGGGGCTGCTGGACGCGGTGGACGTGTGGTGCGAGGACATCCTCGACCGGTTCCCCGACAGCCCGGTGCCGCCCGTCGCGACCGAGATCGTCGCCGTGCGCGACCTCGACCTCGTCGACGAGGACCGGTGGCCTGAGGCGCTCGCCCTGCTCGCCCGGCCGCCGCTGCGCGACGCGCTCGTCCAGCCGCTGCGGATCCTGTTGCCGGACGGCACGCACGAGGTCGTACGCCCCTACACCGCCTGGTGGCTGCGCGGTCACCCGGTCCTCGACGGCCGCCGCCCCGCCGGTCTCCTGGCCGCCGGCGGCGATCCGCTGCTGCGCGGTCTGTACGACGAGGCCGACGCCAGCGGCTTCGACGACGAGCAGGTGCTCCGGGCGCTGGGTGTCCGCACGTCCGTGGCCGCGCTGCTGGACGAGCCGGGCGGCGCCGCCGAGCTGCTGGACCGCCTGGCCGACCCGGACCGTCCGGTCGGAGCTGCCCAACTCCACGGTCTCTATGGCGCTTTGGCGGACCTGGACCCCGAACAGGTAACCCTCCCGGATGAGTTGCGTGCCGTGGTGGACGGTGAGGTGACCGTCGTGGACGCGGCGGACGCGGTGGTCGTCGACTCGCCCGACCTGCTGCCCTTTACCTCCGGTGTGCCCCTGCTCCCCGTACGGCCGTCGCGGGCCGCCGAGTTGGCCGACCTGTTGCAGGTGCGGCGGCTGAGCGAGTCGGTGACGGGCGAGGTGGACTCGGAGGGCACGGAGCACGACGTACCGGAACCGGTGCGGGTCCTGCTGGGCCCGCGGACACCCGCGAGCTACTTCGAGCACGAGGAACTCGTCGTCGACGGTGTCGAGCTGGACTGGCGCCGGACCCGGGACGGCGTGCTGCACGCCGCCACCCTGGAGGGGGTCGCCGCCGGGCTGGCCTGGGCGGCCGGTCAGTGGCCGCGCCGCTTCGAGGTGGCCGCGCTGCTCGAAGACCCCTCCAGGACCGAGGAGTTGGCCCGCGACCGCTGGTTCGACTGA
- a CDS encoding MOSC domain-containing protein: MARVTAVSANETYTFSKPNRTSITLLAGLGVEGDVHAGETIKHQFRMTYEPDAPNLRQVHLLHEELLDELAGKGFTVAAGRLGENISTRGIDLLGLPTGALLRLGDEAVVEVTGLRNPCSKLDTFQQGLLREVFELDATTGDFVFKSGIMGVVRQGGRVRPGDAIEVGLPAGPHRPLERV, from the coding sequence ATGGCGCGGGTCACGGCGGTGAGCGCGAACGAGACGTACACCTTCAGCAAGCCGAACCGCACGAGCATCACGCTGCTCGCCGGCCTCGGCGTCGAGGGCGACGTCCACGCGGGGGAGACCATCAAGCACCAGTTCCGCATGACGTACGAGCCGGACGCGCCCAACCTGCGTCAGGTGCACCTCCTCCACGAGGAACTCCTCGACGAGCTGGCCGGGAAGGGCTTCACCGTCGCCGCAGGCCGGCTCGGCGAGAACATCTCCACCCGTGGGATCGACCTGCTCGGCCTGCCCACCGGGGCGCTGCTGCGCCTCGGCGACGAGGCGGTCGTGGAGGTCACGGGCCTGCGCAACCCGTGCTCGAAGCTCGACACCTTCCAGCAGGGCCTGCTCAGGGAGGTCTTCGAACTCGACGCCACGACGGGGGACTTCGTCTTCAAGTCCGGGATCATGGGTGTGGTGCGGCAGGGCGGCCGGGTCCGCCCCGGTGACGCGATCGAGGTCGGGCTTCCCGCGGGGCCGCATCGGCCGCTGGAGCGTGTGTAG
- a CDS encoding DUF5707 domain-containing protein yields MHKRAIVGAVTGALALTAFVAPAAQAAPTSGDTKISNVVVNGGKPVVVGSGKKTFTVSFTASDNSGIELKEVTVVLYRGASLESADSGAVANGNDDSLATCTKASATTAKCKARFTVETQQNLINSVAGTWKVWALAPAKDGDYVMKDPAKTFKIQRQTKLKGANAAPEPVKKGKTITVTSKLTRANWNAETFPGYGRQPVKLQFKKKGTSAYKNVKTVRTSATGALKTTVKATVDGTYRYVFAGSSGTAAVTSAADAIDVK; encoded by the coding sequence TTGCACAAGCGTGCCATCGTGGGCGCCGTCACCGGTGCCCTGGCTCTGACCGCCTTCGTCGCTCCGGCCGCGCAGGCGGCTCCGACCTCCGGGGACACGAAGATCTCCAACGTCGTGGTCAACGGCGGCAAGCCCGTCGTCGTGGGCTCCGGCAAGAAGACCTTCACGGTCTCCTTCACCGCCAGTGACAACTCGGGCATCGAGCTCAAGGAGGTCACCGTGGTCCTGTACCGCGGAGCGAGCCTCGAATCCGCCGACAGCGGTGCCGTGGCCAACGGCAACGACGACAGCCTCGCCACCTGCACCAAGGCGAGCGCCACGACGGCGAAGTGCAAGGCGAGATTCACCGTCGAGACGCAGCAGAACCTGATCAACTCGGTGGCCGGCACCTGGAAGGTCTGGGCGCTCGCTCCGGCCAAGGACGGCGACTACGTCATGAAGGACCCCGCCAAGACCTTCAAGATCCAGCGCCAGACGAAGCTCAAGGGCGCGAACGCCGCCCCCGAGCCCGTCAAGAAGGGCAAGACCATCACGGTCACCAGCAAGCTGACCCGCGCCAACTGGAACGCCGAGACGTTCCCGGGCTACGGCCGCCAGCCGGTGAAGCTCCAGTTCAAGAAGAAGGGCACGTCGGCCTACAAGAACGTCAAGACGGTCAGGACGTCCGCCACGGGCGCCCTGAAGACCACCGTCAAGGCGACCGTCGACGGCACCTACCGCTACGTCTTCGCCGGCAGCTCGGGCACGGCGGCCGTGACCTCCGCGGCCGACGCGATCGACGTGAAGTAG
- a CDS encoding cation-translocating P-type ATPase: MTHIDAGTGLGPAHPTAASSTGRARGLTAAEVAERVARGEVNDVPVRSSRSMVDIVRANVFTRFNAIIGVLWVIMLAVAPIQDSLFGFVILANTGIGIIQEWRAKKTLDSLAVIGEAKPTVRRDGVAADVGTSGIVLGDLIEIGPGDKIVVDGECVETDGLEIDESLLTGEADPIVKQPGDQVMSGSFVVAGGGAFTATKVGREAYAAQLAEEASRFTLVHSELRSGISTILKYVTWMMVPTAIGLVISQLIVKQNDFRDSVARTVGGIVPMVPEGLVLLTSVAFAIGVIRLGRKQCLVQELPAIEGLARVDTVCLDKTGTLTEGGMDVTELRPLNGVDESYVRRVLGALGASDPRPNASLRAVIDACPDDGEDWRRTGSLPFSSARKYSGASFGEGDGGSSTWLLGAPDVLLPDDDPALTETERLNEEGLRVLLLARVTGDLDDPEVARSAHPAALVVLEQRLRPDAADTLRYFEEQNVRAKVISGDNAVSVGAVAGKLGLTGAVVDARRLPAERDDMAGALDSGTVFGRVTPQQKRDMVGALQSHGHTVAMTGDGVNDVLALKDADIGVAMGSGSEATRAVAQIVLLNNSFATLPSVVAEGRRVIGNITRVATLFLVKTVYSVLLAILVVCWQVEYPFLPRHLTLLATLTIGVPAFFLALAPNKERARPHFVRRVMRYAIPGGVLAALATFATYLIARHHYSGEGALAAETSAATLTLFLISLWVLAIIARPYTWWRLGLVAAMATGFLLVLVVPWLQDFFALRLVGTTMPWLAVGIAAGASALLEFLWRWVDRRFPA; this comes from the coding sequence ATGACGCACATCGACGCGGGCACCGGCCTCGGTCCCGCGCACCCCACCGCGGCCTCATCCACCGGGCGGGCGCGTGGTCTGACGGCCGCCGAGGTCGCGGAGCGGGTGGCCCGCGGCGAGGTGAACGACGTCCCCGTGCGCAGCAGCCGCTCCATGGTGGACATCGTCCGCGCGAACGTCTTCACCCGGTTCAACGCGATCATCGGCGTGCTCTGGGTGATCATGCTGGCCGTGGCGCCGATCCAGGACAGCCTGTTCGGATTCGTGATCCTCGCCAACACGGGCATCGGCATCATCCAGGAGTGGCGGGCGAAGAAGACCCTCGACTCCCTCGCGGTGATCGGTGAGGCGAAGCCGACGGTCCGGCGGGACGGGGTGGCCGCCGACGTCGGCACGTCCGGCATCGTGCTGGGCGACCTCATCGAGATCGGGCCCGGCGACAAGATCGTCGTCGACGGGGAGTGCGTCGAGACCGACGGCCTGGAGATCGACGAGTCGCTGCTCACCGGTGAGGCCGACCCGATCGTCAAACAGCCCGGCGACCAGGTGATGTCGGGCAGTTTCGTGGTCGCGGGCGGCGGGGCGTTCACCGCGACGAAGGTCGGGCGGGAGGCGTACGCGGCCCAGCTGGCCGAGGAGGCGAGCCGCTTCACCCTCGTCCACTCCGAGCTGCGCTCCGGCATCTCCACGATCCTCAAGTACGTGACGTGGATGATGGTCCCGACCGCGATCGGACTGGTCATCAGCCAGCTGATCGTGAAGCAGAACGACTTCAGGGACTCGGTCGCCCGCACGGTCGGCGGCATCGTCCCGATGGTCCCCGAGGGCCTGGTCCTCCTCACCTCCGTCGCCTTCGCGATCGGCGTGATCCGCCTCGGCCGCAAGCAGTGCCTGGTGCAGGAACTGCCGGCCATCGAGGGCCTGGCCCGCGTCGACACCGTCTGCCTCGACAAGACGGGCACCCTCACCGAGGGCGGCATGGACGTCACCGAGCTGCGCCCCCTCAACGGCGTCGACGAGTCGTACGTACGAAGGGTCCTCGGCGCCCTCGGTGCGTCGGACCCCCGGCCGAACGCGTCGCTGCGGGCCGTCATCGACGCCTGCCCGGACGACGGCGAGGACTGGCGCCGTACCGGGTCGCTGCCCTTCTCCTCGGCCCGCAAGTACAGCGGCGCGTCCTTCGGCGAGGGCGACGGCGGGTCCAGCACCTGGCTGCTCGGCGCCCCCGACGTCCTGCTCCCCGACGACGACCCGGCCCTCACCGAGACCGAGCGGCTGAACGAGGAGGGGCTGCGCGTCCTGCTGCTCGCCCGGGTGACCGGTGACCTGGACGATCCCGAGGTCGCCCGGAGCGCGCACCCCGCCGCCCTGGTCGTCCTCGAACAGCGGCTGCGACCCGACGCCGCCGACACCCTCCGCTACTTCGAGGAGCAGAACGTACGGGCGAAGGTCATCTCCGGCGACAACGCGGTCTCGGTCGGCGCGGTGGCCGGAAAGCTGGGCCTGACGGGTGCCGTGGTGGACGCCCGCCGGCTCCCCGCCGAGCGGGACGACATGGCGGGGGCGCTGGACTCCGGCACGGTCTTCGGCCGGGTCACCCCGCAGCAGAAGCGGGACATGGTCGGCGCCCTCCAGTCCCACGGCCACACGGTCGCGATGACCGGCGACGGCGTGAACGACGTGCTGGCCCTGAAGGACGCCGACATCGGTGTGGCGATGGGTTCGGGCTCGGAGGCGACGCGAGCGGTCGCCCAGATCGTCCTGCTGAACAACAGCTTCGCGACGCTGCCGTCGGTGGTCGCGGAGGGCCGCCGGGTGATCGGCAACATCACCCGCGTCGCGACGCTCTTCCTCGTGAAGACGGTGTACTCGGTGCTGCTGGCGATCCTGGTGGTCTGCTGGCAGGTGGAGTACCCCTTCCTCCCCCGCCACCTGACCCTCCTCGCCACCCTGACGATCGGCGTCCCGGCCTTCTTCCTCGCCCTGGCACCCAACAAGGAACGCGCGAGACCGCACTTCGTACGGCGGGTCATGCGGTACGCGATCCCGGGGGGCGTACTGGCGGCGCTGGCCACCTTCGCCACCTATCTGATCGCCCGTCACCACTACTCGGGCGAGGGCGCGTTGGCCGCCGAGACCAGTGCGGCCACCCTGACCCTCTTCCTGATCTCCCTGTGGGTGCTGGCCATCATCGCCCGCCCGTACACCTGGTGGCGCCTCGGCCTCGTCGCCGCCATGGCCACCGGCTTCCTCCTCGTCCTCGTCGTCCCCTGGCTCCAGGACTTCTTCGCCCTCCGGCTGGTCGGCACGACGATGCCGTGGCTGGCGGTCGGCATCGCGGCGGGGGCGTCGGCCCTGCTGGAGTTCCTGTGGCGGTGGGTGGACCGGCGGTTCCCGGCGTAG
- a CDS encoding DUF2530 domain-containing protein produces MVVFFSGSPKHEAPEPLEGPIVPTVVGGTILWFVLFLVQLPFYGWYEDHGHTWWVWTCLAGSGLGIIGIYYVRRREAAIKADAERKAATDAGAAGAPPAEPVE; encoded by the coding sequence ATGGTCGTTTTCTTCTCGGGATCCCCGAAGCACGAGGCACCGGAGCCCCTGGAAGGCCCCATCGTGCCGACCGTCGTCGGCGGCACGATCCTTTGGTTCGTCCTCTTCCTCGTCCAGCTCCCCTTCTACGGCTGGTACGAGGACCACGGGCACACCTGGTGGGTGTGGACCTGTCTGGCGGGCAGCGGCCTCGGGATCATCGGCATCTACTACGTGCGCAGGCGGGAAGCCGCCATCAAGGCGGACGCCGAGCGCAAGGCCGCCACTGACGCCGGCGCGGCCGGTGCGCCGCCGGCCGAGCCCGTCGAGTAG
- a CDS encoding ribbon-helix-helix protein, CopG family, producing MGTTVLSLRIDGELLDRLRNHAAKRGMSVQDYVIGTLVRDDFDERFQSAVDETEKFYGGDVTTFHG from the coding sequence ATGGGGACCACCGTGCTCAGCCTGCGGATAGACGGGGAGCTGCTCGACCGGCTCCGGAACCACGCGGCGAAAAGGGGAATGAGCGTCCAGGACTACGTGATCGGGACGCTCGTCCGCGACGACTTCGACGAGCGCTTCCAGTCGGCCGTCGACGAGACCGAGAAGTTCTACGGGGGCGACGTGACGACGTTCCACGGGTGA
- a CDS encoding MarR family transcriptional regulator produces the protein MPDLTHGADEAAVNALRSAVMRLSRRLKHQRVDESLSPTEMSVLGTLARCGTATPGELARKEHVQPPSMTRIVALLESKGLVKLKPHPEDRRQKVVTPTERAEAMLEESRRKRNAFLASLVESLEEDEWEKLRAAAPVLEKLAHL, from the coding sequence ATGCCTGACCTCACCCATGGCGCCGACGAGGCCGCCGTGAACGCGCTGCGGTCCGCCGTGATGCGCCTGTCCCGTCGGCTCAAGCACCAACGGGTCGACGAATCGCTGAGCCCGACCGAGATGTCGGTGCTCGGCACCCTCGCCCGCTGCGGGACCGCCACCCCCGGCGAACTCGCCCGCAAGGAGCATGTGCAGCCGCCGTCGATGACCCGCATCGTCGCCCTGCTGGAGAGCAAGGGCCTGGTGAAGCTGAAGCCGCACCCCGAGGACCGGCGGCAGAAGGTGGTCACCCCGACCGAGCGGGCCGAGGCGATGTTGGAGGAGAGCCGCCGCAAGCGCAACGCGTTCCTCGCCTCCCTCGTGGAGAGCCTCGAAGAGGACGAGTGGGAGAAGCTCCGCGCCGCCGCGCCGGTGCTGGAGAAGCTCGCACATCTCTGA
- a CDS encoding MFS transporter: MFRSLRVRNYRLFFLGQVVSNIGTWMQRIAQDWLVLSLTGSSTAVGVTMALQFLPMLLFGLYGGVLVDRFPKRRLLFLTQTSMAVTGLALAALTLSGQVQVWHVYVAAFAVGMATVVDNPARQSFVSEMVGPGELQNAVSLNSANFQSARLVGPAVAGVLITTVGTGWAFLYNGLSFIAPIVGLLLMRTRDLRPVRRAPRAKGQLREGLRYVAGRPHLLWPIVLVGFIGTFGFNFPVWLSAYADDVFHSGAGSYSLFNTLMAVGSVAGALLAARRGTARLRVLIGGALAFGLLQVVAALAPSYWIFALLMVPIGMFGLTVNVTTNTAIQMGTDPAMRGRVMALYMMVFLGGTPLGAPIAGWATDAYGPRAGFVAGGVVSTVAAVTVGLILVRTGGLRLSVGWHHGHPRVRFVPKEQPVAVAGPA, translated from the coding sequence ATGTTCCGGTCGTTGCGCGTGCGGAACTACCGGCTGTTCTTCCTCGGGCAGGTGGTGTCGAACATCGGCACCTGGATGCAGCGGATCGCGCAGGACTGGCTGGTGCTGAGTCTGACGGGGTCGTCGACGGCGGTCGGTGTGACGATGGCCCTGCAGTTTCTGCCGATGCTGCTGTTCGGGCTGTACGGCGGCGTGCTGGTCGACCGGTTCCCGAAGCGGCGGCTGCTGTTCCTGACGCAGACGTCCATGGCGGTGACCGGCCTGGCGCTGGCCGCGCTGACGCTCTCCGGGCAAGTGCAGGTGTGGCATGTGTACGTGGCCGCCTTCGCCGTGGGCATGGCCACCGTGGTCGACAACCCGGCCCGGCAGTCGTTCGTGTCGGAGATGGTCGGCCCCGGGGAACTGCAGAACGCGGTCAGCCTCAACTCGGCGAACTTCCAGTCGGCCCGCCTGGTCGGCCCGGCCGTCGCCGGTGTGCTGATCACCACCGTCGGCACCGGCTGGGCCTTCCTCTACAACGGCCTCTCCTTCATCGCCCCCATCGTCGGCCTGCTGCTGATGAGGACCCGCGACCTGCGCCCCGTCCGCCGGGCCCCGCGCGCCAAGGGCCAGCTCCGCGAGGGCCTGCGCTATGTCGCCGGCCGGCCGCACCTGCTCTGGCCCATCGTCCTGGTCGGCTTCATCGGCACCTTCGGCTTCAACTTCCCCGTCTGGCTGTCGGCGTACGCGGACGACGTGTTCCACTCGGGCGCCGGCTCCTACAGCCTCTTCAACACGCTCATGGCGGTCGGATCGGTCGCGGGCGCCCTGCTCGCGGCCCGGCGCGGTACCGCCCGGCTGCGCGTGCTGATCGGCGGCGCGCTGGCCTTCGGCCTGCTGCAGGTCGTGGCCGCGCTGGCGCCGTCGTACTGGATCTTCGCGCTGCTCATGGTGCCGATAGGGATGTTCGGTCTGACGGTGAACGTCACCACCAACACGGCCATCCAGATGGGCACCGACCCCGCGATGCGCGGCCGGGTCATGGCCCTCTACATGATGGTCTTCCTCGGCGGCACACCCCTGGGCGCGCCGATCGCAGGCTGGGCCACCGACGCGTACGGCCCCCGGGCCGGCTTCGTCGCCGGCGGCGTCGTATCCACCGTCGCGGCGGTCACCGTGGGCCTGATCCTGGTCAGGACGGGAGGCCTGCGGCTGTCGGTGGGATGGCACCACGGGCACCCCCGGGTGCGGTTCGTGCCCAAGGAGCAGCCGGTCGCCGTGGCCGGCCCGGCCTAG
- the thpR gene encoding RNA 2',3'-cyclic phosphodiesterase codes for MRLFAAVLPPADVVDELGLVIGELKSRAGADRMRWTASPGWHFTLAFYGEVDENAVPELSRRLERAARRSEPFELAVRGGGQFGHGRALWAGAEGDLGALRLLADRAEAAARRAGLPMGEHRRYTPHLTVARSRKDVDVRPYVTALDAFAGRVWTVSDLALVRSDLPVSGVPGEQPRYEAVARWALGAAG; via the coding sequence GTGCGGCTGTTCGCCGCGGTGTTGCCGCCCGCCGACGTCGTCGATGAACTCGGCCTGGTGATCGGGGAGTTGAAGAGCAGGGCCGGTGCGGACCGTATGAGGTGGACCGCGTCGCCCGGCTGGCACTTCACGCTCGCCTTCTACGGCGAGGTCGACGAGAACGCCGTACCGGAGCTGTCGCGGCGGCTCGAACGGGCCGCGCGGCGGAGCGAGCCGTTCGAGCTGGCCGTGCGGGGCGGCGGGCAGTTCGGGCACGGCCGGGCGCTGTGGGCGGGTGCGGAGGGCGACCTCGGCGCCCTGCGGCTGCTGGCCGACCGGGCGGAGGCGGCGGCGCGGAGGGCGGGGCTGCCGATGGGGGAGCACCGCCGGTACACACCCCACCTCACGGTGGCCCGCAGCCGGAAGGACGTCGACGTACGGCCGTACGTCACAGCCCTCGACGCCTTCGCCGGCCGTGTGTGGACGGTGTCCGACCTCGCGCTGGTCCGCAGCGACCTGCCGGTCTCCGGGGTGCCGGGCGAGCAGCCCCGGTACGAGGCGGTCGCGCGCTGGGCGCTCGGGGCGGCCGGATAG